A stretch of Dietzia lutea DNA encodes these proteins:
- the eccD gene encoding type VII secretion integral membrane protein EccD, giving the protein MSADSEIRGVAAGVEPLDQRRVSVVCRSTRVDLSLPAHLELVAVIPEVVDLVRDHIRAVAGPASGVDVDARMGGGTGGSWQLSRLAGGPLAVSETLAQQRVHDGEILVLDHRPVPTPAPLFDDVLQGLTEPDVARSASWDRRDAVTTATAATAVVAVAAAVAATRQWWLDGGLTTPLVSLLLALLGLAAVLALRRASVHGFADAVAGACAVGFTVLAGSTVGGPPVGAGHLLGGLTAGAVLAGVLRSTVFRPGPVHGYDTAAGYLAACVALATGAVGALVAATTRTPAPAVGAGAVLVGLLLLTAAPRIAVWAARIPIPPVPAPGEDVEAGDLEDIDHDVRGRARGPLPTPDVLRHRFLTSRSWLTGLLAAAGAVCTAGSLTSLTGDSDSTRWSAPLALVLIVVLVLRGLGYADRVHTAVLLISALVLTAGVLVGAGVTVDSPVGVVVPAAVAVAAAVVVAASVLPHVDLSPGALRAVGVVEAVALCAIVPLAVGAMEVYSLVRQR; this is encoded by the coding sequence ATGTCGGCGGACAGTGAGATCAGGGGCGTCGCCGCGGGCGTCGAACCCCTGGACCAGCGCCGGGTGTCGGTGGTGTGCCGCTCCACCCGCGTGGACCTGAGTCTGCCCGCCCACCTCGAGCTGGTCGCGGTGATCCCGGAGGTCGTGGACCTCGTCCGTGACCACATCCGCGCGGTCGCGGGCCCGGCGTCGGGGGTGGACGTCGACGCCCGGATGGGCGGCGGCACCGGCGGGTCCTGGCAGCTGTCCCGACTGGCCGGCGGCCCGCTGGCCGTGTCGGAGACCCTCGCCCAGCAGCGCGTCCACGACGGCGAGATCCTCGTGCTGGACCACCGCCCGGTGCCGACGCCCGCCCCACTGTTCGACGACGTCCTGCAGGGACTGACCGAGCCGGACGTGGCCCGCTCCGCCTCGTGGGACCGTCGTGACGCGGTCACCACCGCGACCGCCGCGACCGCTGTCGTGGCGGTCGCCGCCGCGGTGGCGGCGACCCGGCAGTGGTGGCTCGACGGCGGGCTCACGACCCCGCTGGTGTCGTTGCTGCTCGCGCTGCTCGGCCTGGCCGCGGTCCTCGCCCTGCGTCGCGCCTCCGTGCACGGGTTCGCGGACGCCGTCGCGGGTGCGTGTGCGGTGGGCTTCACGGTGCTCGCGGGGTCCACCGTGGGTGGCCCTCCCGTCGGCGCCGGGCACCTCCTGGGCGGGCTCACGGCCGGGGCGGTCCTCGCCGGGGTGCTGCGGTCGACCGTCTTCCGCCCGGGGCCGGTCCACGGCTACGACACCGCCGCCGGGTACCTCGCGGCGTGCGTGGCGCTCGCGACGGGCGCGGTCGGTGCGCTCGTGGCGGCGACGACCCGCACGCCGGCCCCCGCGGTGGGCGCCGGCGCAGTGCTCGTCGGGCTCCTCCTGCTCACCGCGGCCCCGCGGATCGCCGTCTGGGCCGCCCGCATCCCCATCCCTCCGGTGCCCGCCCCGGGCGAGGACGTCGAGGCCGGCGACCTCGAGGACATCGACCACGACGTGCGTGGTCGCGCCCGCGGTCCCCTGCCCACGCCGGACGTGTTGCGGCACCGGTTCCTCACCTCGCGGTCCTGGCTCACCGGCCTGCTGGCCGCGGCGGGGGCGGTCTGCACCGCCGGGTCGCTGACGTCTCTGACCGGCGACAGCGACAGCACCCGCTGGTCGGCTCCGCTGGCGCTGGTCCTCATCGTCGTGCTGGTGCTGCGCGGACTGGGCTACGCCGACCGGGTCCACACCGCCGTGCTGCTGATCTCGGCGCTCGTGCTGACCGCCGGCGTGCTGGTGGGCGCGGGCGTGACCGTCGACTCGCCGGTGGGGGTCGTCGTCCCGGCCGCGGTGGCCGTCGCCGCGGCGGTCGTCGTGGCCGCGTCGGTCCTGCCGCACGTCGACCTCTCCCCCGGCGCGCTCCGGGCCGTGGGGGTGGTCGAGGCCGTCGCCCTCTGCGCGATCGTCCCCCTCGCGGTGGGCGCCATGGAGGTCTACTCCCTCGTCCGCCAGCGATGA
- a CDS encoding NAD-dependent succinate-semialdehyde dehydrogenase, whose protein sequence is MYVTHDPSTGQTDREYEQIRDVDGVLDTVTEGFTTWRDTDVAERARILVAIADAFDEHREELGKAITTEMGKLPDQAQGEVELAASIYRWYGEHGPALLEPESLDVPEARLNRVTYEPVGPLVGIMPWNYPYYQVARFAAPNLLLGNTVVLKHASICARSSAAIEKVQRAAGLPDDVFVNVYASSDTVAEMIADPRIKGVSLTGSEGAGAAVATVAAENLKPSVLELGGSDPLIILDADDLDELTETVGRARLSNCGQACNSPKRIFVPSQLEEDFLGRLKNLYEELAVGPAADEGTELGPLSSEDARDGVVEQVETAVRQGATLVTGGAAIDRPGAFMQPTILTGITEEMDAYREEIFGPVAMVYTYDSVDEAVRIANDTHFGLSGSVWGTDTERASEVAERLEVGMAYVNEHGTTMPGLPFGGVKRSGYGRELGRWGLTEFANVRLQRVR, encoded by the coding sequence ATGTACGTCACGCACGACCCGTCCACCGGTCAGACCGACCGCGAGTACGAGCAGATCCGGGACGTCGACGGCGTCCTGGACACCGTCACCGAGGGATTCACCACCTGGCGCGACACCGACGTGGCCGAGCGGGCCCGCATCCTCGTGGCGATCGCCGACGCCTTCGACGAGCACCGCGAGGAACTCGGCAAGGCGATCACCACCGAGATGGGCAAGCTTCCCGACCAGGCGCAGGGCGAGGTGGAGCTCGCGGCGTCGATCTACCGCTGGTACGGCGAGCACGGCCCCGCCCTCCTCGAGCCCGAGTCGCTGGACGTGCCCGAGGCGCGTCTCAACCGGGTCACCTACGAGCCCGTCGGGCCGCTGGTGGGGATCATGCCGTGGAACTACCCCTACTACCAGGTCGCCCGGTTCGCCGCGCCCAACCTGCTGCTCGGCAACACCGTCGTCCTCAAGCACGCGAGCATCTGCGCCCGCTCGTCCGCGGCCATCGAGAAGGTCCAGCGCGCGGCGGGCCTTCCCGACGACGTCTTCGTCAACGTCTACGCCTCGAGCGACACGGTCGCCGAGATGATCGCCGACCCGCGGATCAAGGGCGTCTCCCTCACCGGGAGCGAGGGAGCCGGCGCCGCGGTGGCCACGGTGGCCGCGGAGAACCTCAAGCCGAGCGTGCTCGAACTCGGCGGGTCCGACCCGCTCATCATCCTCGACGCCGACGATCTCGACGAGCTCACCGAGACCGTGGGCCGGGCACGGCTGTCGAACTGCGGGCAGGCGTGCAACTCGCCCAAGCGGATCTTCGTCCCGTCGCAGCTCGAGGAGGACTTCCTCGGCCGGCTGAAGAACCTCTACGAGGAACTGGCCGTCGGGCCCGCCGCCGACGAGGGCACCGAGCTCGGGCCCCTGTCATCCGAGGACGCCCGCGACGGCGTCGTCGAGCAGGTCGAGACGGCCGTCCGGCAGGGCGCGACCCTCGTCACCGGCGGCGCGGCGATCGACCGGCCCGGCGCGTTCATGCAGCCCACCATCCTCACCGGCATCACCGAGGAGATGGACGCCTACCGCGAGGAGATCTTCGGCCCCGTCGCGATGGTGTACACCTACGACTCTGTCGACGAGGCCGTGCGCATCGCCAACGACACCCACTTCGGACTGTCCGGGTCCGTGTGGGGCACCGACACCGAGCGCGCCTCCGAGGTGGCGGAGCGGCTCGAGGTGGGCATGGCCTACGTCAACGAGCACGGCACCACCATGCCGGGGCTGCCGTTCGGCGGCGTCAAGCGCTCCGGGTACGGGCGTGAGCTGGGCCGATGGGGCCTGACCGAGTTCGCCAACGTTCGGCTCCAGCGCGTCAGATGA
- a CDS encoding WXG100 family type VII secretion target: MTGFNTHIGTMDTAARRVDDVNLEIDRLLGTVRDSVSQLGGSVWRGAAQARFTQIMTEWQQQSAKLNNALAGISETMRTNSSSFDAADQDSAALITRAGGTGPLNL; this comes from the coding sequence ATGACCGGGTTCAACACCCACATCGGGACCATGGACACGGCGGCCAGGAGGGTCGACGACGTGAACCTCGAGATCGACCGGCTGCTCGGCACCGTGCGGGACTCGGTGTCCCAGCTCGGCGGCTCGGTCTGGCGCGGCGCCGCGCAGGCACGCTTCACCCAGATCATGACCGAGTGGCAGCAGCAGAGCGCCAAGCTCAACAACGCGCTCGCCGGGATCTCCGAGACGATGCGGACCAACAGCTCGTCGTTCGACGCCGCGGACCAGGACTCGGCCGCCCTCATCACCCGGGCTGGCGGCACCGGCCCGCTCAACCTCTGA
- the eccB gene encoding type VII secretion protein EccB: MPLKPTTRAQVDGHRFLARRARHAVVSQDVRMLHDPLRRQSTGLTVGVVAAVLGVAGAAVLALLDPAPDVGSTTIMVGRDSGQMYVRAGQTVHPVLNLASARLVLGEPAEPRTVRDDDLAGTPRGGLLGIPGAPSALPGHRDAEAAAAVSWTVCDEVADADRGRPRVTGTSIVAREDADVGAAPGRETGPDEIVLADQDGTGWLLRDGTRARIDLGDGDLLEILGLGGVDPRPVTAALVDPLPEVDPVRRPVIEMAGEPVDYGLDGLRIGQVFTVETATGTRTHVALADGVQEVGPVLADVIRSTATVGAVAQVPPDRMAVPRSVALDVEAYPGERPTVLETSASPVLCVRDAGGPGPAARRVSLVAGAPAPGPGEARAVAGADGGGPAVDAVGVPGGGLLVAATGRGTTTRSAVTTIVADTGVRFDVPDAPTAAVLGLGGAPVPVDTAILDRLPAGPRLDRGSALVARDGSDLALAGQDDTTG; the protein is encoded by the coding sequence GTGCCGCTCAAGCCGACGACCCGGGCGCAGGTGGACGGCCACCGTTTCCTCGCCCGCCGGGCCCGCCACGCCGTGGTCTCCCAGGACGTCCGGATGCTGCACGACCCGCTGAGACGTCAGTCGACGGGGCTGACGGTGGGCGTGGTCGCGGCGGTCCTCGGCGTGGCCGGTGCCGCGGTGCTGGCCCTGCTCGACCCGGCCCCGGACGTCGGGAGCACGACGATCATGGTCGGGCGGGACTCCGGGCAGATGTACGTGCGGGCCGGTCAGACCGTGCACCCCGTGCTCAACCTCGCGTCCGCGCGCCTCGTGCTGGGCGAGCCCGCGGAGCCGCGGACCGTGCGCGACGACGACCTCGCCGGCACCCCGCGCGGCGGCCTGCTCGGCATCCCCGGCGCGCCGTCGGCGCTACCCGGTCACCGGGACGCCGAGGCGGCGGCCGCCGTGTCGTGGACGGTGTGCGACGAGGTCGCCGACGCCGATCGCGGACGCCCGCGCGTGACCGGCACGAGCATCGTCGCGCGGGAGGACGCGGACGTCGGGGCCGCGCCCGGTCGCGAGACGGGCCCGGACGAGATCGTGCTGGCGGACCAGGACGGCACCGGCTGGCTGCTCCGCGACGGCACCCGCGCGCGCATCGACCTCGGCGACGGCGACCTGCTGGAGATCCTCGGCCTCGGCGGGGTCGACCCGCGTCCGGTCACGGCGGCCCTGGTGGACCCGCTGCCGGAGGTTGACCCGGTGCGCCGGCCGGTGATCGAGATGGCGGGCGAGCCGGTCGACTACGGACTCGACGGGCTGCGAATCGGTCAGGTGTTCACCGTGGAGACGGCCACGGGGACGCGGACCCATGTCGCGCTGGCCGACGGCGTGCAGGAGGTCGGTCCGGTGCTCGCCGACGTGATCCGCTCCACCGCGACGGTCGGGGCGGTCGCGCAGGTGCCGCCGGACCGGATGGCCGTACCGCGGTCGGTGGCACTGGATGTGGAGGCCTACCCCGGCGAGCGCCCGACGGTGCTCGAGACGTCCGCCTCCCCGGTGTTGTGCGTGCGCGACGCGGGCGGGCCGGGCCCGGCCGCGCGCCGGGTGTCCCTGGTGGCGGGCGCGCCGGCTCCCGGCCCCGGGGAGGCCCGGGCGGTGGCCGGCGCCGACGGCGGGGGCCCGGCGGTCGACGCGGTGGGCGTGCCGGGCGGCGGGCTGCTCGTCGCGGCGACGGGACGGGGCACGACGACCCGCAGCGCGGTCACGACGATCGTGGCCGACACGGGGGTGCGGTTCGACGTCCCCGACGCGCCGACCGCCGCGGTGCTCGGCCTGGGTGGCGCGCCGGTGCCGGTGGACACCGCGATCCTCGACCGCCTCCCGGCCGGGCCGCGCCTGGACCGCGGATCGGCGCTGGTCGCCCGGGACGGCTCGGATCTGGCGCTGGCGGGACAGGACGACACGACGGGCTGA
- a CDS encoding WXG100 family type VII secretion target, which yields MTSGQITYNHGPIEALVGQVAQASTNLRTTLDDLEAYLAPLVAEWEGDAAVAYQAHQNDWDQAAAALQAMLAEISRAAAQGNQGMADADRRAAQGWD from the coding sequence ATGACCTCTGGACAGATCACCTACAACCACGGCCCGATCGAGGCCCTCGTCGGCCAGGTCGCGCAGGCGTCCACCAACCTGCGCACCACCCTCGACGACCTCGAGGCCTACCTCGCCCCGCTGGTCGCCGAGTGGGAGGGCGACGCCGCGGTCGCCTACCAGGCGCACCAGAACGACTGGGACCAGGCCGCGGCAGCGCTGCAGGCGATGCTCGCCGAGATCTCCCGCGCCGCCGCCCAGGGCAACCAGGGCATGGCCGACGCGGATCGTCGTGCCGCCCAGGGCTGGGACTGA
- the mycP gene encoding type VII secretion-associated serine protease mycosin: protein MTDPGPAAARPTLGHRATRAFRRIAATATVAAVVAGQLLAHPAGTPAASAVERPSIDGPVPEGSGLDSGPLRLDGPCRTTAAVLDPTAPPASATAAELADAWIHGRGEGQVVAVIDTGVNPGPRLPRVRGAGDVVPGRDGTEDCDAHGTLVAGVLAATEDTAGHSGIAPGVEIVSIRQSSSVLRAESPGPGGPTVGAGVGTLSTLARSIRAAVDAGAGVINISEVACVPAGTVLADATLGGAIRYAAVDHDVVVVAAAGNVGEACGEQNPPATDPSAPGADGWDDVLTIASPAWYDDHVLTVGGVDADGAPAEFSLRGPWVDVAAPAVGLRSVGADGAGVSDFVVAGDGSRTPISGTSFAAPFVAGTAALVRQAHPGLTARQVIARIEDTAIPAAGGHDHAIGHGVVDPVAAVTGVRRAGRPAPSTTTIAAPPPDSGPPGAGAGAGVAAGALALGAIALVVVTLLGSRDTGPDRHRPRDTGPGGTRRRAD, encoded by the coding sequence ATGACGGACCCGGGACCGGCCGCCGCGCGCCCCACCCTCGGCCACCGTGCCACCCGTGCCTTCCGGCGGATTGCGGCCACGGCAACCGTGGCCGCGGTGGTGGCCGGTCAGCTGCTCGCCCACCCGGCGGGGACGCCCGCCGCGTCCGCGGTGGAGCGCCCGTCAATCGACGGCCCGGTCCCCGAGGGCTCGGGGCTGGACTCCGGGCCCCTGCGCCTGGACGGCCCGTGCCGCACCACCGCCGCCGTCCTCGACCCGACCGCCCCGCCCGCCTCGGCGACCGCCGCCGAGCTGGCCGACGCGTGGATCCACGGCCGCGGGGAGGGCCAGGTCGTGGCCGTCATCGACACCGGGGTCAACCCCGGGCCGCGGCTGCCGCGGGTCCGCGGGGCCGGTGACGTGGTGCCCGGCCGGGACGGCACGGAGGACTGTGACGCCCACGGCACGCTCGTGGCCGGGGTGCTCGCGGCCACCGAGGACACCGCCGGGCACTCGGGCATCGCGCCCGGCGTCGAGATCGTCTCTATCCGCCAGTCCAGCAGCGTCCTCCGCGCCGAGAGCCCCGGCCCCGGCGGTCCGACGGTCGGCGCCGGGGTCGGCACCCTGTCCACCCTCGCCCGGTCGATCCGGGCCGCCGTCGACGCCGGCGCCGGGGTCATCAACATCTCGGAGGTCGCCTGCGTCCCCGCGGGCACCGTGCTCGCCGACGCCACCCTCGGCGGCGCGATCCGCTACGCCGCCGTCGACCACGACGTCGTGGTGGTCGCCGCCGCCGGGAACGTCGGCGAGGCGTGCGGCGAACAGAACCCGCCCGCCACCGACCCGTCCGCACCGGGCGCCGACGGCTGGGACGACGTCCTCACGATCGCCTCCCCCGCCTGGTACGACGACCACGTGCTCACCGTCGGCGGCGTCGACGCGGACGGCGCCCCCGCGGAGTTCTCGCTGCGCGGCCCGTGGGTGGACGTCGCCGCGCCCGCCGTGGGGCTGCGGTCCGTGGGCGCCGACGGCGCGGGCGTGTCCGACTTCGTCGTGGCCGGCGACGGCTCGCGCACCCCGATCAGCGGCACCAGCTTCGCCGCGCCGTTCGTCGCCGGCACCGCCGCGCTCGTCCGTCAGGCCCACCCCGGGCTCACCGCGCGCCAGGTGATCGCCAGGATCGAGGACACCGCGATCCCCGCCGCGGGCGGGCACGACCACGCGATCGGCCACGGGGTGGTGGACCCGGTGGCCGCCGTGACCGGCGTCCGCAGAGCCGGCCGGCCCGCCCCGTCGACCACCACGATCGCCGCTCCCCCGCCCGATTCCGGCCCACCGGGTGCGGGCGCCGGCGCGGGCGTGGCGGCGGGCGCGCTGGCCCTGGGGGCGATCGCCCTCGTCGTCGTCACCCTGCTCGGGTCCCGCGACACCGGGCCGGACCGTCACAGGCCCCGCGACACCGGGCCGGGCGGCACCAGGCGCCGCGCCGACTGA
- the eccCa gene encoding type VII secretion protein EccCa produces the protein MGDVVFARAEKLDAPPTPGGEIALQAPPALPRPTPRPLIQIVLPIVLVVAVGGMVVVMMRTGMMRNPMFMLFPVMMAVSAVGMLAGTLTGGNKTAETDELRKDYLRYLGQTRDTVRETAAAQRAAALWRHPDPVELPALVGTSRMWERDESDPDDLTIRVGPGRQSLATRLEAPDTGPVDDLEPVSVVSMRRFVRVHSVVDELPVALELRAFAALSLDGDVDRVRAAVRAMIGGLVVAHGPGRVRVAVAASEGDARRAWEWLKWLPHHEHHVYTDGGGRVRLTEFSLAGVESMLGTDISDRPAFSPSAAGVPGRAHLVVVVDGVGVTGAERLLAEDGLDGVTVLEVSGSRAGQLRDLALRRGLCIRVGDDRVARVRTEAGEEEVARVDAMSPPEAERLAMALSRYRPADTVTHADGSTSTRRAPGLPDLLGIGVATQVDPAVAWRRRGERDRLRVPVGVSPDGAPVELDLKEAAHGGMGPHGLCIGATGSGKSEFLRTLVLGLVATHDPDSLNLVLVDFKGGATFLGLESLAHVAAVITNLQAEITMVDRMRDALEGELTRRQEVLRAAGNYSNVAEYEAARAKGAPLDPLPALVIVVDEFSELLSSKPEFAELFLTIGRLGRSLHIHLLLASQRLEEGRLRGLDSHLSYRIALKTFSATESRTVLGVTDAYHLPATPGAGYLKVDAGEPVRFDAAYVSGPYTEDRRLDGSSVATVAARAAVRPFTAWYMPVPTPPVVVGADDDEDLVPGDAADADGTEESASLLDVLVGRLAGHGRPAHEVWLAPLGEGAPLDSAVGTEPTGTASMDAAAAGTEPTRAEPTGTAIAGVRPVGLRFPLAEVDLPFEQRRDTWYVDLSGADGNVAVVGGTRSGKSTTLCTLVLSAAATTEPDRLSVYVVDLGGGLLQSVSDLPHVGGVARRGEEERIRRTIAEVDAERRRREAAFREADITSVDQARRRKIERNGRPVTEYPDVLLVLDGWQALRTGFEDLEAVVLGLAADGLSYGVHVVLSASRWADLRPALRDALGTRVELRLGDPTDSMIDRRAAMTVPAAPGRGLTRARDHMLVYQPRLDGRVDPEGMADATAEASRHLARRWRARVGDVGAAPVRMLPEVLPYAQVASLARPDADGRRSRVPLGVDEADLTVVYADLEGDPLMLVLGDSECGKTSLLRSLSRGLVAGNTPEHAKLIVVDYRRTMLGEVEGDHLAGYAPTETALVPMVEHLARVLEERMPGADVTAEELRARSWWSGPRIYLLVDDLDLVITGGGNPLQPLARFLPHARDIGLSVVLARRSAGASRALFDPFVARIRDLGGAGFLMSGSREEGPLLGGVRPGPLPAGRGRLITRDGGVRLVQTALSEP, from the coding sequence ATGGGTGACGTCGTGTTCGCGCGCGCCGAGAAGCTCGACGCCCCGCCCACGCCCGGCGGCGAGATCGCACTGCAGGCGCCGCCCGCCCTGCCGCGGCCGACCCCGCGCCCGCTCATCCAGATCGTCCTGCCCATCGTCCTGGTGGTGGCCGTGGGCGGGATGGTCGTGGTGATGATGCGCACGGGGATGATGCGCAACCCCATGTTCATGCTCTTCCCGGTGATGATGGCCGTCTCGGCGGTGGGCATGCTCGCCGGCACGCTGACCGGCGGGAACAAGACCGCCGAGACGGACGAACTGCGCAAGGACTACCTGCGCTACCTCGGCCAGACCCGGGACACCGTCCGCGAGACCGCGGCCGCGCAGCGGGCGGCCGCCCTCTGGCGCCACCCGGACCCCGTCGAGCTGCCCGCGCTCGTCGGTACGTCCCGCATGTGGGAGCGCGACGAGTCGGACCCCGACGACCTCACCATCCGCGTGGGCCCCGGCCGCCAGTCGCTCGCGACCCGGCTCGAGGCCCCGGACACGGGTCCCGTCGACGACCTGGAGCCGGTGTCGGTGGTGAGCATGCGACGCTTCGTCCGCGTGCACTCGGTGGTCGACGAGCTGCCCGTCGCGCTGGAGCTGCGCGCGTTCGCCGCCCTGTCCCTCGACGGCGACGTCGACCGGGTGCGCGCCGCCGTGCGCGCCATGATCGGCGGCCTCGTGGTGGCCCACGGCCCCGGCCGGGTCCGCGTCGCGGTGGCCGCGAGCGAGGGCGACGCCCGCCGGGCCTGGGAGTGGCTCAAGTGGCTCCCGCACCACGAACACCACGTCTACACCGACGGCGGCGGGCGGGTCCGGCTCACCGAGTTCTCGCTCGCCGGGGTCGAGTCGATGCTCGGGACCGACATCTCGGACCGACCCGCCTTCTCCCCGAGCGCGGCCGGTGTCCCGGGGCGGGCGCACCTCGTCGTCGTCGTCGACGGGGTCGGCGTCACCGGCGCCGAGCGTCTCCTGGCCGAGGACGGACTCGACGGCGTCACCGTGCTCGAGGTCTCCGGCAGCCGTGCGGGGCAGCTGCGCGACCTCGCGCTGCGCCGGGGTCTGTGCATCCGCGTCGGCGACGACCGCGTGGCGCGCGTCCGCACCGAGGCGGGCGAGGAGGAGGTCGCGCGGGTCGACGCGATGAGCCCGCCGGAGGCCGAGCGACTGGCCATGGCGCTGTCGCGCTACCGGCCCGCCGACACGGTGACCCACGCCGACGGCTCCACCTCGACCCGCCGCGCGCCCGGCCTGCCCGACCTGCTGGGGATCGGCGTGGCCACCCAGGTCGACCCGGCGGTCGCGTGGCGGCGCCGCGGAGAACGCGACCGGCTGCGCGTGCCCGTGGGGGTCAGTCCCGACGGCGCGCCCGTGGAGCTCGACCTCAAGGAGGCCGCGCACGGCGGCATGGGCCCGCACGGGCTGTGTATCGGCGCGACCGGGTCGGGCAAGTCCGAGTTCCTGCGCACCCTCGTGCTGGGCCTGGTCGCCACCCACGACCCCGATTCGCTCAACCTCGTGCTGGTGGACTTCAAGGGCGGCGCCACGTTCCTCGGGCTGGAGTCGTTGGCACACGTCGCCGCGGTCATCACCAATCTGCAGGCCGAGATCACCATGGTCGACCGCATGCGGGACGCCCTCGAGGGGGAGCTCACCCGGCGCCAGGAGGTGCTCCGCGCGGCCGGCAACTACTCGAACGTGGCGGAGTACGAGGCCGCCCGCGCCAAGGGCGCCCCGCTGGACCCGCTCCCCGCGCTGGTGATCGTGGTCGACGAGTTCTCCGAGCTGCTGTCCTCCAAGCCCGAGTTCGCCGAGCTGTTCCTCACGATCGGGCGCCTCGGGCGCTCCCTGCACATCCACCTGCTGCTCGCGTCCCAGCGCCTCGAGGAAGGACGGCTGCGCGGGCTGGACAGCCACCTGTCCTACCGGATCGCCCTCAAGACGTTCTCGGCGACCGAGTCTCGCACCGTCCTCGGCGTGACCGACGCCTACCACCTGCCCGCCACGCCGGGCGCCGGCTACCTCAAGGTGGACGCCGGTGAGCCGGTGAGGTTCGACGCCGCCTACGTGTCCGGCCCGTACACCGAGGACCGCCGCCTCGACGGCTCGTCGGTGGCCACGGTCGCCGCGCGGGCGGCGGTGCGGCCGTTCACCGCCTGGTACATGCCGGTGCCGACGCCGCCGGTGGTAGTCGGGGCCGACGACGACGAGGACCTCGTTCCCGGCGACGCCGCGGACGCCGACGGCACGGAGGAGTCGGCGAGCCTGCTCGACGTCCTGGTGGGCCGACTCGCCGGGCACGGCCGACCCGCGCACGAAGTGTGGCTGGCCCCGCTGGGGGAGGGCGCTCCGCTGGACTCGGCCGTGGGCACCGAACCGACGGGCACCGCATCGATGGACGCCGCGGCCGCGGGCACCGAACCTACGCGCGCCGAACCGACGGGGACCGCGATCGCGGGCGTCCGGCCGGTCGGGCTGCGGTTCCCGCTCGCCGAGGTGGACCTGCCGTTCGAGCAGCGCCGCGACACCTGGTACGTGGACCTGTCCGGTGCCGACGGCAACGTCGCCGTCGTCGGCGGCACCCGCTCCGGCAAGTCGACGACGCTGTGCACCCTCGTGCTGTCCGCGGCCGCGACCACCGAGCCCGACCGGCTGTCGGTGTACGTCGTGGACCTCGGCGGCGGCCTGCTGCAGTCGGTCTCGGACCTGCCGCACGTGGGCGGGGTCGCCCGCCGCGGCGAGGAGGAGAGGATCCGGCGCACGATCGCCGAGGTGGACGCCGAGCGTCGCCGTCGTGAAGCCGCGTTCCGCGAGGCGGACATCACCTCCGTCGACCAGGCGCGCCGTCGGAAGATCGAGCGGAACGGGCGCCCCGTGACGGAGTACCCCGACGTCCTGCTGGTGCTCGACGGGTGGCAGGCCCTGCGCACCGGGTTCGAGGACCTCGAGGCCGTGGTCCTGGGCCTGGCCGCGGACGGGCTGTCCTACGGCGTCCACGTGGTGCTGTCCGCCTCCCGCTGGGCGGACCTGCGGCCGGCGCTGCGCGACGCCCTCGGCACGAGGGTCGAGTTGCGGCTGGGCGATCCCACCGACTCCATGATCGACCGGCGCGCGGCGATGACGGTCCCTGCCGCCCCGGGGCGGGGACTCACCCGCGCCCGAGACCACATGCTCGTCTACCAACCCCGGCTCGACGGCCGCGTCGACCCGGAGGGCATGGCCGACGCGACCGCCGAGGCCTCGCGTCACCTCGCCCGGCGGTGGCGCGCCCGGGTGGGCGACGTCGGCGCGGCCCCCGTCCGGATGCTGCCCGAGGTCCTGCCCTACGCGCAGGTCGCGAGCCTGGCCCGCCCCGACGCCGACGGTCGTCGCTCCCGCGTCCCGCTCGGCGTCGACGAGGCCGATCTCACGGTGGTCTACGCCGACCTCGAGGGCGACCCGCTCATGCTGGTGCTGGGCGACTCGGAGTGCGGGAAGACCTCCCTCCTGCGGTCGCTGTCCCGCGGCCTGGTCGCGGGGAACACCCCCGAGCACGCCAAGCTCATCGTGGTGGACTACCGGCGCACGATGCTCGGCGAGGTCGAAGGGGACCACCTGGCGGGTTACGCGCCCACCGAGACGGCCCTCGTGCCCATGGTCGAGCACCTGGCGCGCGTCCTCGAGGAGCGCATGCCCGGCGCCGACGTCACGGCCGAGGAGCTGCGCGCGCGGTCGTGGTGGAGCGGACCGAGGATCTACCTGCTCGTCGACGACCTGGACCTCGTCATCACCGGCGGGGGCAACCCGTTGCAGCCCCTGGCCCGCTTCCTGCCCCACGCCCGGGACATCGGCCTGTCGGTCGTCCTGGCGCGGCGCAGCGCCGGCGCCTCGCGCGCGCTGTTCGACCCCTTTGTGGCCCGGATCCGCGACCTGGGCGGCGCCGGGTTCCTCATGTCCGGCAGCCGCGAGGAGGGACCGTTGCTCGGCGGCGTGCGACCCGGCCCGCTGCCGGCCGGGCGGGGGCGGCTCATCACCCGTGACGGCGGCGTGCGGCTGGTCCAGACCGCACTGTCCGAACCGTGA